The following are encoded together in the Phenylobacterium sp. NIBR 498073 genome:
- a CDS encoding 3D domain-containing protein, whose translation MRRRLAALAALPFFFGLTQSAQAAPQSDPLGDLIVSALTGALPGTPDFRMKATLYHAGAKGVGGLDSLGCKVVAMRTVAVDTKLIPRRTRLFIKETVGLPMPDGSKHDGFWYASDTGGAIKGEKIDLFTGHGSSSMRPLMALNLAKLTVAKAGEFKGCPPA comes from the coding sequence ATGCGACGTCGCCTCGCCGCCCTTGCCGCCCTCCCCTTCTTCTTTGGGCTGACGCAAAGCGCACAAGCTGCGCCTCAATCGGACCCGCTCGGGGACCTGATTGTTTCGGCCCTGACCGGCGCCCTGCCGGGCACCCCGGACTTCCGGATGAAGGCCACCCTCTATCATGCCGGCGCCAAGGGCGTGGGCGGCCTAGACTCGCTCGGCTGCAAGGTGGTCGCGATGCGCACCGTAGCCGTCGACACCAAGCTGATCCCTCGCCGCACCCGCCTGTTCATCAAGGAAACCGTTGGCCTGCCGATGCCCGATGGCTCCAAGCACGACGGCTTCTGGTACGCCTCCGACACCGGCGGGGCGATCAAGGGCGAAAAGATCGACCTGTTCACCGGCCATGGCTCGTCGTCGATGCGCCCACTGATGGCGCTGAACCTGGCCAAGCTGACCGTCGCCAAGGCCGGCGAATTCAAGGGTTGCCCGCCCGCCTGA
- a CDS encoding glutathione S-transferase family protein, translated as MRIYGDSISGNCLKVKWVADYLGRKYEWIETDILRGESRTAQFLALNPAGQVPLVVLGDGRPLAQSNAIIVHLAEGSDLIPADAYDRARMLEWMFWEQYSHEPYVAVARFQVRYAGKPVSELEARLVERGNGALQRLEDGLAASSFLVGEVPSLADVALVAYTRVAHEGGFDLARYPRVQAWVKRVEAALKIA; from the coding sequence ATGCGCATCTATGGCGATTCCATCTCGGGCAACTGCCTGAAGGTGAAGTGGGTGGCCGACTATCTTGGCCGTAAATACGAGTGGATCGAGACCGACATCCTGCGCGGCGAGTCGCGCACGGCTCAGTTTCTGGCGCTCAATCCAGCCGGCCAGGTGCCTCTGGTGGTGCTGGGCGACGGGCGTCCGCTGGCCCAGTCAAACGCGATCATCGTCCACCTGGCCGAAGGCTCGGATCTGATCCCGGCCGACGCCTACGACCGCGCGCGGATGCTCGAATGGATGTTCTGGGAGCAGTACAGCCACGAGCCCTACGTCGCCGTGGCCCGCTTCCAGGTCCGCTACGCCGGAAAGCCGGTCTCCGAACTCGAAGCCCGGCTCGTGGAACGCGGCAACGGCGCGCTGCAGCGGCTGGAAGACGGCCTGGCGGCCTCGTCGTTCCTGGTCGGCGAAGTCCCCAGTCTCGCGGACGTCGCACTCGTCGCCTACACCCGCGTCGCCCACGAGGGCGGCTTCGACCTCGCTCGTTACCCGCGCGTCCAGGCCTGGGTGAAGCGGGTGGAGGCCGCGCTCAAGATCGCATAA
- a CDS encoding S1/P1 Nuclease — protein MKAQLLAAVAALCILPAQAHAWGAMGHRMVGEAAARALPAEVPAFLRTPAAVRDIGELSREQDRSKGAGRIHDHNRDAGHFLDLDEEGKLLGGPSFKPLPANRADYEKGLQAAGLDSWKAGYLPYSIVDRHQQLTKDFGYWRVLTYMAAREKNPVRKAWYKRDLVRREAQILQTIGDLSHFVGDGAQPLHVTVHYNGWGEYPNPKGYTTARIHGPFESEFVFANVKPADVAIRMQPLKACDCPIETRTVDYLTDTGAYVIPLYELEKAGGLAAGDRRGVEFAAGRLAVGASELRDMVVSAWRGSDKATVGWPVLRVDDVLAGKADPFDSLYGKD, from the coding sequence ATGAAAGCTCAGCTGCTCGCCGCCGTCGCCGCGCTCTGTATCCTGCCCGCCCAGGCCCACGCTTGGGGCGCGATGGGGCACCGGATGGTCGGCGAGGCGGCCGCCCGCGCGCTGCCCGCCGAGGTTCCGGCTTTCTTGCGCACGCCGGCGGCGGTGCGAGACATCGGCGAGCTCTCGCGTGAGCAGGACCGCTCCAAGGGGGCGGGCCGGATTCACGATCACAACCGCGACGCCGGCCACTTCCTCGACCTCGACGAGGAGGGCAAGCTGCTCGGCGGCCCGTCGTTCAAGCCGCTGCCCGCCAACCGCGCCGACTACGAAAAGGGCCTGCAGGCCGCCGGCCTCGACAGCTGGAAGGCCGGCTACCTGCCGTATTCGATCGTCGACCGCCACCAGCAGCTGACCAAGGACTTTGGCTACTGGCGGGTGCTGACCTATATGGCCGCGCGCGAGAAGAACCCGGTGCGCAAGGCCTGGTATAAGCGTGACCTGGTCCGCCGCGAAGCCCAGATCCTCCAGACCATCGGCGACCTCTCGCACTTCGTTGGCGACGGCGCCCAGCCGCTGCACGTCACCGTGCACTACAACGGATGGGGCGAGTACCCGAACCCCAAGGGCTATACGACCGCCCGCATCCACGGTCCGTTCGAGAGCGAGTTCGTCTTCGCGAACGTCAAACCTGCCGATGTGGCGATACGCATGCAACCTCTGAAGGCGTGCGATTGCCCGATCGAGACGCGGACCGTCGATTATCTTACCGATACAGGCGCTTACGTGATCCCGCTCTACGAGCTGGAGAAGGCCGGCGGGCTGGCGGCCGGCGATCGCCGGGGCGTGGAGTTCGCCGCCGGCCGCCTCGCGGTCGGGGCATCGGAACTGCGCGACATGGTCGTTTCGGCCTGGCGCGGCAGCGACAAGGCGACCGTCGGTTGGCCGGTGCTGCGCGTCGATGACGTGCTGGCGGGCAAGGCCGATCCGTTCGATTCCCTGTACGGCAAGGACTGA
- a CDS encoding NUDIX domain-containing protein, whose protein sequence is MRVAPQFGDRRAGRTYADRPAAFGILERDGQVAVVRIEKPDGATWIDLPGGGVDPGESPEQGVVREFGEEAGLKVAVREPYAMADQFFVNTEGEAWNNRSAFFVLDLVAEDAASKIEEDHMLVWLSPLEAIAALRHDSHAWAVAAWMRR, encoded by the coding sequence ATGCGCGTCGCGCCTCAGTTCGGCGATCGCAGGGCCGGACGGACCTATGCCGACCGCCCCGCGGCGTTCGGGATCCTCGAACGCGACGGGCAGGTTGCCGTGGTGCGGATCGAAAAACCTGACGGTGCGACCTGGATCGACCTGCCCGGCGGCGGGGTCGATCCCGGCGAGAGTCCGGAGCAGGGCGTGGTGCGCGAGTTCGGCGAGGAGGCCGGCCTGAAGGTCGCCGTCCGCGAGCCCTATGCTATGGCCGACCAGTTCTTCGTCAACACCGAGGGGGAGGCCTGGAACAACCGCAGCGCCTTCTTCGTCCTCGACCTCGTCGCCGAGGATGCGGCGTCGAAAATCGAAGAAGATCATATGCTTGTGTGGTTGTCCCCGCTGGAGGCGATCGCCGCCCTGCGCCACGATTCCCACGCCTGGGCGGTGGCTGCCTGGATGCGCCGCTAG
- a CDS encoding low affinity iron permease family protein gives MSGKVTHVFTQFATDVSRLTGRPLAFVVCCVLVVLWAISGPLFGFSDTWQLVINTSTTIVTFLMVFLIQNTQNRDNSALHAKLDELIRVSKAHNSFIGIENLPDKDLEEILSELDEASTRARQEAGAPSHRRQPKTKAAPRRPARKRT, from the coding sequence ATGAGCGGCAAAGTCACCCACGTCTTCACCCAGTTCGCCACCGACGTCTCGCGATTGACCGGGCGCCCGCTGGCGTTCGTCGTCTGTTGCGTCCTTGTCGTCCTATGGGCGATCAGCGGGCCGCTGTTTGGTTTTTCGGACACCTGGCAGCTGGTGATCAACACCTCTACGACCATCGTGACCTTCCTCATGGTGTTCCTGATCCAGAACACTCAGAACCGGGACAATAGCGCCCTGCACGCTAAGCTCGACGAGCTGATCCGCGTTTCGAAGGCGCATAACTCGTTCATCGGCATAGAGAATTTGCCGGACAAGGACCTCGAGGAGATCCTCAGCGAACTCGACGAGGCCTCGACCCGAGCAAGGCAGGAGGCCGGCGCCCCGAGCCACCGACGCCAGCCGAAGACCAAGGCGGCGCCTCGCCGCCCCGCCCGCAAACGCACCTAG
- the folD gene encoding bifunctional methylenetetrahydrofolate dehydrogenase/methenyltetrahydrofolate cyclohydrolase FolD → MSQAQIIDGKITAERLRAEVAQEVAALKAQHGLQPGLAVVLVGEDPASQVYVRSKGEHSKAAGMHSVTHRLSADVSQDDLLALVRQLNVDPTIHGILVQLPLPKGLDEKAVIETIDPAKDVDGLHVVNAGRLAQGLPSLVPCTPLGCMILLRETLGDLTGKRAVVIGRSVLVGKPVAQLLLAADCTVTIAHSRTQDLAAVCREADILVAAVGRPQMVKADWIKPGATVIDVGINRVPFRDPVKAAEGKTKLVGDVAYKEVSAVAGAITPVPGGVGLMTVACLLQNTVTAAKRIAGLEA, encoded by the coding sequence ATGTCCCAGGCCCAGATCATCGACGGCAAGATCACGGCCGAGCGCCTGCGTGCCGAGGTGGCGCAGGAGGTCGCCGCGCTCAAGGCCCAGCACGGCCTGCAGCCGGGCCTGGCCGTGGTGCTGGTCGGCGAGGATCCCGCCAGCCAGGTCTATGTCCGCTCCAAGGGCGAGCACTCTAAGGCCGCCGGCATGCACTCGGTCACCCATCGCCTGTCGGCCGACGTCAGCCAGGACGACCTGCTGGCCCTGGTGCGCCAGCTCAACGTCGATCCGACGATCCACGGCATCCTGGTGCAGCTGCCGCTGCCCAAGGGCCTGGACGAAAAGGCGGTCATCGAGACCATCGACCCGGCCAAGGACGTCGACGGCCTGCACGTCGTCAACGCCGGCCGGCTGGCCCAGGGGCTGCCCTCGCTGGTGCCCTGCACGCCGCTCGGCTGCATGATTTTGCTCCGCGAGACGCTGGGCGACCTGACCGGCAAGCGCGCCGTCGTGATCGGCCGCTCGGTGCTGGTCGGCAAGCCGGTGGCGCAGCTGCTGCTGGCCGCCGACTGCACGGTGACCATCGCCCATTCGCGCACCCAGGACCTGGCCGCCGTCTGCCGTGAAGCCGACATCCTGGTGGCCGCCGTCGGCCGCCCGCAGATGGTCAAGGCCGACTGGATCAAGCCGGGCGCCACGGTGATCGATGTCGGCATCAACCGCGTGCCGTTCCGCGATCCGGTCAAGGCCGCCGAGGGCAAGACCAAGCTGGTCGGCGACGTGGCCTACAAGGAAGTTTCGGCCGTCGCCGGCGCGATCACCCCGGTGCCGGGCGGCGTCGGCCTGATGACGGTGGCGTGCCTTCTGCAGAACACGGTCACCGCGGCCAAGCGCATCGCCGGGCTGGAAGCCTAG
- a CDS encoding ABC-type transport auxiliary lipoprotein family protein: MNALKRTLPALALMACSALLAGCITLLPDEKPAQLYRFDGDIQAAAAGQTARFTIARLGGSFVQSAANDRILTINGSRAAYIADARWVSPASVLFNESLSRAFDTNTGAARLLTRGDFGKADYILRVDVTQFEAEYNQGSKAAPEIVVTLRATLTGSDRVLAGSRNFETRVRATSNRVSSIVEAYDEAVSQALGELVAWTNGRGA, encoded by the coding sequence ATGAACGCCCTGAAGCGCACCCTCCCCGCCCTCGCCCTGATGGCCTGCTCCGCCCTGCTCGCCGGCTGCATTACCCTGCTACCAGACGAGAAGCCGGCTCAGCTCTATCGGTTCGACGGCGACATCCAGGCGGCGGCGGCCGGCCAGACGGCTCGGTTCACGATCGCCCGGCTCGGCGGGTCCTTCGTGCAGTCGGCCGCCAACGACCGCATCCTGACCATCAACGGCAGTCGGGCGGCCTACATCGCAGACGCGCGTTGGGTCTCCCCGGCTTCAGTGCTGTTCAACGAGTCGCTATCGCGGGCGTTCGACACCAACACCGGCGCCGCGCGGCTGCTCACCCGCGGCGACTTCGGCAAGGCCGACTACATCCTGCGGGTCGACGTCACCCAGTTCGAGGCCGAGTACAACCAGGGCTCAAAGGCCGCGCCTGAGATCGTCGTCACCTTGCGGGCGACCCTGACCGGCTCGGATCGGGTGCTGGCGGGCTCGCGCAATTTCGAAACCCGGGTGCGCGCCACCAGCAACCGCGTCTCGTCCATCGTCGAGGCTTATGACGAAGCGGTCAGCCAGGCGTTGGGCGAACTCGTCGCCTGGACCAACGGCCGAGGCGCCTAG
- a CDS encoding MlaD family protein produces the protein MEKDANYALVGFSTLLLVTGLLIFVVWLARLSFAQDYDVYDIIFQGPVRGLSQGGEVHFNGIKVGEVTKIQLDPADPNRVIARARVTSDVPIRVDSYATLEPQGITGINYVQITAGTPAKRLLKDTVDPGKVPKLRTQRSALSDLLEGGGTVLTRTVEALDRVNRVLSDQNIKKFGDAVEDAQAVTAELRERKALIADAQKALQNIDAAAVQIAELSKSSQALVDGEGKRTLANLADAAGEAQVAAKDIRTMVGRLDGPANEFATNGLPQLTSAIQSLQQTADSLDRLIRDIEANPRGLVGKSPAQEVKVKP, from the coding sequence ATGGAAAAAGACGCCAACTACGCCCTGGTGGGCTTCTCGACCCTGCTGCTGGTGACCGGCCTGCTGATCTTCGTGGTCTGGCTGGCGCGGCTGAGCTTCGCCCAGGACTACGATGTCTATGACATCATCTTCCAGGGCCCGGTGCGGGGCCTGAGCCAAGGCGGCGAAGTGCACTTCAACGGCATCAAGGTCGGCGAAGTGACGAAGATCCAGCTAGACCCGGCCGATCCGAACAGAGTCATCGCCCGCGCCCGCGTGACGTCGGACGTGCCGATCCGCGTCGATTCCTACGCCACCCTCGAGCCGCAGGGCATCACCGGCATCAACTACGTGCAGATCACCGCCGGAACGCCGGCTAAGCGACTGCTGAAGGACACCGTCGATCCCGGGAAGGTGCCCAAGCTGCGCACCCAGCGCAGCGCGCTGTCGGACCTGCTGGAAGGCGGCGGCACCGTGCTGACCCGCACGGTCGAGGCGCTGGACCGCGTCAACCGCGTGCTCTCCGACCAGAACATCAAGAAGTTCGGCGACGCGGTCGAGGACGCTCAGGCCGTCACCGCCGAACTGCGCGAACGCAAGGCCCTGATCGCCGACGCCCAGAAGGCGCTGCAGAACATCGACGCCGCCGCCGTCCAGATCGCCGAGCTCAGCAAGTCGAGCCAGGCCCTGGTCGACGGCGAAGGCAAGCGCACCCTGGCCAACCTGGCCGACGCCGCTGGCGAGGCTCAGGTCGCCGCCAAGGACATCCGCACCATGGTCGGGCGTCTAGACGGCCCGGCCAACGAGTTCGCGACCAACGGGCTCCCGCAGCTCACCTCGGCGATCCAGTCCCTGCAGCAGACCGCCGATTCCCTGGATCGGCTGATCCGCGACATCGAAGCCAACCCCCGCGGCCTGGTCGGCAAGTCCCCGGCCCAGGAGGTCAAGGTCAAGCCATGA
- a CDS encoding ABC transporter ATP-binding protein has translation MADLADQSLLDDDAPAIEVRGLRSQFGDHVVHDNLDLTVERGEVLGVVGGSGTGKSVLLNSIIGLRQPDAGTVKVLGQDIQRTSRRRWSEIESCWGVLFQQGALFSNLTVRENVAAPMYEHTKLPRRVVHELADLKIALVGLRPGAGDLKPAELSGGMRKRAGLARALALDPQLLFLDEPTAGLDPIGAGAFDELIRDLSDSLDLTVFMITHDLDTLYSITDRVAVLADKHVVEVAPVAELERSQHPWIQEYFLGPRGRAAAVAAHRAGKPA, from the coding sequence GTGGCGGATTTAGCCGATCAATCCCTGCTCGACGACGACGCCCCGGCCATTGAGGTGCGAGGCCTGCGCTCGCAGTTCGGCGACCATGTGGTGCACGACAACCTCGATCTGACCGTTGAGCGCGGCGAGGTGCTGGGCGTGGTCGGCGGGTCGGGCACCGGCAAGTCGGTGCTGCTCAACTCGATCATCGGCCTGCGGCAGCCGGACGCCGGCACGGTCAAAGTGCTGGGCCAGGACATTCAGCGCACGAGCCGCCGCCGCTGGTCGGAGATCGAGAGCTGCTGGGGCGTGCTGTTCCAGCAGGGGGCGCTGTTCTCGAACCTGACCGTGCGCGAGAACGTCGCCGCGCCGATGTACGAGCACACCAAGCTGCCCCGCCGCGTAGTGCACGAACTGGCCGATCTGAAGATCGCGCTGGTCGGCCTGCGCCCCGGCGCCGGCGACCTGAAGCCGGCCGAGCTGTCCGGCGGCATGCGCAAGCGTGCGGGCCTGGCGCGGGCGCTGGCCCTGGACCCTCAACTGCTGTTTCTCGACGAACCGACCGCGGGCCTGGACCCGATCGGCGCCGGCGCCTTCGACGAGCTGATCCGCGATCTGTCCGACAGCCTCGACCTGACGGTTTTCATGATCACGCACGACCTCGACACGCTCTACTCGATCACCGACCGCGTGGCCGTCCTGGCCGACAAGCACGTGGTCGAAGTAGCGCCCGTCGCCGAGCTCGAGCGTTCACAGCATCCGTGGATCCAAGAGTACTTCCTTGGACCGCGCGGCCGCGCCGCGGCCGTTGCGGCCCATAGAGCCGGGAAACCAGCCTGA